The following proteins are encoded in a genomic region of Patescibacteria group bacterium:
- the ruvC gene encoding crossover junction endodeoxyribonuclease RuvC — translation MIILGIDPGTARTGYGVVRKSQRGIDFVACGCIKTSPDDSPENRLNQIFNQVNGLIKDFSPDALSVERLFFFKNAKTAIPVSQARGVILLAGERKKIPIYEFTPLEVKMNIVGYGRAQKMQMQKMIKKLLDLDEVPKSDDAADALGLAICCVYLLESKRFPKKA, via the coding sequence ATGATTATTTTAGGAATAGACCCCGGAACGGCAAGGACTGGCTACGGGGTTGTTAGAAAATCTCAAAGAGGAATAGATTTTGTTGCATGCGGATGCATTAAGACATCCCCAGATGATTCCCCAGAGAATCGACTGAATCAAATTTTTAACCAAGTTAATGGTTTGATAAAGGATTTTTCTCCAGATGCTTTGTCTGTAGAAAGATTGTTTTTCTTTAAAAATGCCAAGACCGCCATTCCTGTAAGTCAGGCCCGTGGAGTTATATTGTTGGCAGGAGAAAGAAAAAAAATACCTATCTACGAATTCACTCCTTTGGAGGTTAAAATGAATATTGTCGGTTATGGCAGAGCTCAAAAAATGCAAATGCAAAAAATGATTAAAAAACTTTTGGACTTGGATGAGGTGCCCAAATCAGACGACGCTGCCGATGCCTTGGGTCTGGCTATTTGTTGCGTATATCTCCTAGAATCTAAAAGATTTCCGAAAAAAGCTTGA
- the dnaN gene encoding DNA polymerase III subunit beta has protein sequence MKIIILKEKLAKGLSMVEKITGRNFTLPILNNVLISAEDNSLKLSTTDLELGISYWGLAKVEEKGEITIPVKTLSSFVSLIGEEKVTIESKEKTLYLKGENYKTQIKGLEAKDFPIIPEVVSDKWIEFDATTFCKGIMLVMDFCALTQVRPELSGLYFVFQKNSAKIVATDSFRLAEKSIALDGATQGIDGPQSFILPRNAARELVNIFSEHNGKIKFYLSPSQIMVESYVDETKNPQARLVSRLIEGEYPDYEAVIPKEFKTRLTLSREEFSNQIKIASLFSGRTNEVKLEISPKKGNVLISSQSVDLGETESKMAIDASGDDVEISFNYKFLSEGLNQIKSEKIVLELNGQDGPGVLKSSDDSTYIYVIMPIKAS, from the coding sequence ATGAAGATAATAATACTTAAAGAAAAATTGGCTAAAGGATTAAGTATGGTTGAGAAAATAACTGGAAGAAACTTTACTCTTCCGATTTTAAATAATGTTTTGATTTCTGCTGAAGATAACTCATTGAAATTATCAACCACTGACCTTGAATTAGGGATTAGCTATTGGGGACTTGCGAAGGTAGAAGAAAAAGGAGAAATCACTATCCCAGTGAAAACCCTTTCTAGTTTTGTCTCTCTTATTGGAGAAGAGAAAGTGACAATAGAGAGCAAGGAAAAAACACTTTATTTAAAGGGAGAAAATTATAAGACACAGATAAAGGGGCTTGAAGCAAAGGATTTTCCAATTATCCCGGAAGTTGTTTCAGATAAATGGATTGAATTTGACGCAACTACATTTTGTAAAGGGATAATGCTTGTAATGGATTTTTGCGCACTCACTCAAGTAAGGCCTGAACTCTCTGGCTTATATTTTGTTTTTCAAAAAAATTCGGCTAAAATCGTGGCTACCGACAGTTTTCGTTTAGCGGAAAAAAGCATTGCTTTAGATGGGGCTACTCAAGGAATAGACGGTCCACAGTCATTTATTCTTCCAAGAAATGCTGCCAGGGAATTAGTCAATATTTTTTCAGAGCACAATGGAAAAATCAAGTTTTATTTATCTCCGAGTCAAATTATGGTTGAAAGCTATGTTGACGAAACCAAAAACCCACAAGCGCGCTTAGTTTCCCGTTTGATTGAAGGTGAATACCCTGATTATGAAGCAGTGATTCCAAAAGAGTTTAAAACACGGCTCACTCTTTCCAGGGAAGAATTCTCAAACCAGATTAAAATTGCCAGTTTATTCAGCGGAAGAACGAATGAAGTAAAATTGGAAATAAGCCCTAAAAAAGGAAATGTTTTGATATCTTCGCAAAGCGTTGATTTGGGGGAAACAGAATCCAAAATGGCGATAGACGCAAGCGGAGATGATGTGGAGATAAGCTTTAATTACAAGTTTTTGTCTGAAGGATTGAATCAAATAAAATCAGAAAAAATCGTTCTTGAGCTTAATGGTCAAGACGGACCTGGTGTTTTAAAATCCAGTGACGATTCAACTTATATTTATGTAATAATGCCGATTAAGGCATCTTGA
- the ruvB gene encoding Holliday junction branch migration DNA helicase RuvB gives MIVNPSREFAQKKKTLLNNVDSKEEETLDQTLRPKQWGDFIGQERIKKNIQIILQAAQERKEAVDHLLFCGGPGLGKSTLSRLVAKSIGSNIRIITGPAIQRPGDLAAILTSLSERDVLFVDEIHRLNKTCEEIIYPAMEDFKLHIITGTGPMARTLEIDLPPFTLIGATTRVGLLTSPLRDRFGATFQVEFYSEDDVQKIIKRSANILCLEIDDEAIMLISQCSRFTPRIANRLLKRIRDFAQVEGMKRINKEITELGLSALEIDKMGLEPQDRKILEILIRKFDGGPVGLQALAASTNEEQDNILAVYEPYLLQLGLIIRSPKGRIATQKAYEHLGINPKSKIQNTKLL, from the coding sequence ATGATTGTCAACCCCTCTCGTGAATTTGCTCAAAAAAAGAAAACATTGCTTAACAATGTTGATTCAAAAGAAGAAGAAACATTAGACCAAACTCTGCGACCAAAACAATGGGGGGACTTTATCGGGCAAGAGAGAATAAAAAAAAATATCCAGATTATCCTGCAAGCAGCCCAAGAAAGAAAAGAAGCGGTTGACCACCTTCTTTTTTGCGGCGGACCTGGTCTTGGAAAATCAACTTTATCGCGCTTAGTTGCCAAAAGTATTGGCTCTAATATAAGAATTATAACCGGCCCTGCGATTCAAAGGCCAGGTGACTTGGCAGCAATTCTAACATCTCTATCTGAAAGAGATGTTCTTTTTGTTGATGAAATTCACCGTTTAAATAAAACATGCGAAGAAATTATCTATCCAGCTATGGAGGACTTTAAGCTGCATATTATAACAGGCACTGGACCAATGGCAAGAACTTTAGAAATAGACCTTCCCCCATTCACTCTTATAGGAGCAACAACAAGGGTTGGACTACTCACTTCTCCATTGAGAGACCGGTTTGGAGCCACTTTTCAGGTTGAGTTCTACTCTGAAGATGATGTCCAAAAAATCATAAAAAGGTCTGCTAATATTTTATGCTTAGAAATAGACGATGAAGCAATAATGCTCATAAGCCAATGCTCAAGATTCACTCCGCGCATAGCCAACCGACTCCTTAAAAGAATCCGGGATTTTGCCCAAGTAGAAGGAATGAAAAGAATCAACAAGGAAATAACTGAATTGGGATTATCAGCATTAGAAATAGATAAAATGGGGCTGGAGCCGCAGGATAGAAAAATTCTTGAAATACTAATTCGGAAATTTGATGGCGGTCCAGTTGGTTTACAGGCATTGGCTGCTTCAACCAACGAAGAACAAGACAATATCTTGGCGGTCTACGAGCCATATTTACTGCAACTCGGCTTGATTATAAGAAGCCCCAAGGGAAGAATAGCCACCCAAAAGGCATACGAGCACCTTGGGATAAATCCAAAATCAAAAATACAAAATACAAAATTATTATAG
- a CDS encoding GspE/PulE family protein, whose protein sequence is MVKITDKIIIPLQISEQMQKAIKSTADFKAELEKNINEETTKIIEKVLLGAISLSASDIHFEPREEDIRLRIRLDGMLHDVMFFPPETYRLLLSRIKLLAGLKLNVHNKPQDGSFSIAIQTKTNKEQEIEIRTSALPADFGESVVMRILNPESLKSMEELGLRQDLLESFKKEIKKPNGMIIVTGPTGSGKTTTLYAFLKYIQNPEIKIITIEDPIEYRLDGTSQTEVNPSQGYDFASGLRSIVRQDPDVILVGEIRDLETAKISLQAALTGHLVFSTLHTNDAAGAIPRLISLGSDPINIGPAINMVIAQRLVRRVCKKCAGIREATPEESEEIKRVMKNIPNSIVQEPIKMAVIKGCKECSFTGYKGRQGIFEAFLINDQLESLIVKKPAVPEIKKIIAENGMITMFQDGMIKVLEQITTIEEVKRVTSEN, encoded by the coding sequence ATGGTAAAAATCACTGACAAAATCATAATACCTCTTCAAATATCCGAACAAATGCAAAAAGCGATAAAATCAACGGCTGATTTTAAGGCAGAATTAGAAAAAAATATAAATGAAGAGACAACAAAAATTATTGAAAAGGTTTTGTTAGGCGCAATTTCTTTATCTGCTTCTGATATTCATTTTGAGCCCAGAGAAGAAGATATCCGTCTGCGGATACGGTTAGACGGCATGCTCCATGATGTAATGTTTTTTCCCCCAGAAACATACCGCTTACTTCTTTCCAGAATAAAACTTCTTGCAGGCCTTAAACTAAATGTCCATAATAAGCCGCAAGACGGGAGCTTCTCTATCGCCATACAAACAAAAACAAATAAAGAGCAGGAGATAGAAATCAGAACATCAGCCCTGCCAGCGGATTTCGGAGAATCGGTTGTGATGAGAATTCTAAATCCAGAAAGTTTAAAAAGCATGGAAGAACTTGGGTTAAGGCAGGATTTGTTGGAGTCGTTCAAAAAAGAAATCAAAAAACCAAATGGGATGATAATTGTTACAGGACCGACCGGGTCTGGCAAAACCACCACTCTTTACGCTTTTTTAAAATATATTCAAAATCCAGAAATCAAAATCATCACCATTGAAGACCCTATTGAGTATCGGCTTGACGGCACTTCTCAAACAGAAGTTAATCCTAGCCAAGGATATGATTTTGCGAGCGGACTGCGTTCTATAGTAAGACAAGACCCTGATGTAATCTTGGTCGGAGAAATCAGGGATTTAGAAACAGCAAAAATATCCCTTCAAGCAGCCCTCACTGGACACCTCGTTTTTTCTACCCTGCATACAAACGACGCAGCTGGAGCCATCCCCCGCTTGATATCTTTGGGGTCTGACCCTATTAATATCGGCCCAGCCATAAATATGGTAATCGCCCAGCGATTAGTTAGAAGGGTTTGTAAGAAATGCGCTGGGATAAGAGAGGCAACACCGGAAGAATCAGAAGAAATAAAAAGGGTGATGAAAAATATTCCTAATTCCATTGTTCAGGAGCCGATAAAAATGGCTGTTATAAAAGGATGTAAAGAATGCAGTTTTACCGGATACAAGGGCCGGCAGGGTATATTTGAAGCATTTTTAATCAATGACCAGCTTGAGTCCCTTATTGTGAAAAAACCAGCTGTTCCTGAAATTAAAAAAATCATTGCCGAAAACGGAATGATTACGATGTTCCAAGATGGAATGATAAAAGTTCTCGAACAAATAACCACAATAGAAGAAGTGAAAAGAGTCACTAGTGAAAACTAA
- the tsaE gene encoding tRNA (adenosine(37)-N6)-threonylcarbamoyltransferase complex ATPase subunit type 1 TsaE, producing the protein MRKKIQTNSHIKTQHLAENIAKKCLKTGPDFENNQAMVFAMHGDLGSGKTTFTQGFAKGLGVVDKILSPTFVILKKFQIPNSEFQYLYHIDCYRINDSREIQDLGFKEIISDPKNIIIIEWAEKIEKALPKYITIINFEFKHKNIREIIIKSK; encoded by the coding sequence ATGAGAAAAAAGATACAAACAAATTCCCATATCAAAACCCAGCATTTAGCGGAGAATATCGCTAAAAAATGCCTTAAAACTGGTCCTGATTTTGAAAATAATCAAGCGATGGTTTTTGCTATGCATGGCGACTTGGGGAGCGGAAAAACGACTTTTACTCAAGGCTTTGCAAAAGGGCTGGGGGTTGTGGATAAAATTTTGAGTCCAACATTCGTAATTCTTAAAAAATTCCAAATTCCAAACTCTGAATTTCAATATCTTTATCACATTGATTGTTATAGAATAAATGATTCGCGAGAAATTCAGGACTTGGGCTTCAAAGAAATAATTTCTGACCCGAAAAATATAATTATTATTGAATGGGCAGAAAAGATTGAAAAAGCCCTGCCAAAATATATTACAATTATTAATTTTGAGTTTAAGCATAAGAATATCCGAGAAATTATTATTAAAAGCAAATAA
- a CDS encoding PBP1A family penicillin-binding protein, with translation MMFLKIYHHQTYGDNSRSKRILKKMGRIFLFSIIGFSFIGLSVFIYFAKDLPRPEVFTEREQVMPTRIYDRTGETLLRTIYGEEKRELVALSDVPDHLIKAVLAAEDDNFYNHHGVDFAGIARAILIDLKLRKPAQGASTITQQLIRSTFLSLEKSAKRKIRELVLTLELERRYSKDQILEWYLNQIPFGPNIYGIGEASRIYFGKSIQDITLPEAAVIASLIQAPSYYYPYGEHQDALLRRKNFILKRMLDEKYISEELYDETIQAVVEFVGLDSAFKDAPHFILFVENYLYQKYGGDFLKEHGLKVYTTLDLELQASAEKAVKEGVKINESYGSYNAALVAISPKNGEIMAMVGSKDYFGESYPKACVPGLNCKFEPKVNVATYGEGQQPGSAFKPFAYATAFKKGYTPDDVVVDEKTNFGKWGDQDYVPENYDGLYRGSVTLRQALAQSLNIPSIKVLLAAGIADTIATAHNMGITTLNQGSSFYGPSLVLGSGEVKLIDMVSAYGVFANNGLRVQPTAILKIEDNDGNIIEENKSATRRVISEEVCQMITNVLSDNVARTPMFGPRSLLYFPGYEVSAKTGTTDQYRDAWTIGYTSDLAVGVWTGNNNNSAIAKMPGIVIAGPIWRNFFQKALTLINY, from the coding sequence ATGATGTTCTTAAAAATTTATCATCACCAAACATATGGAGATAATTCCAGGTCAAAGCGCATTTTAAAGAAAATGGGGCGGATTTTTTTATTTTCAATTATCGGTTTTAGCTTTATTGGATTATCTGTTTTTATTTATTTTGCGAAAGACCTGCCAAGGCCCGAGGTCTTCACAGAAAGAGAACAAGTGATGCCTACACGAATCTATGACCGCACAGGAGAAACATTATTAAGAACAATTTACGGAGAAGAAAAAAGAGAACTCGTGGCTTTAAGCGATGTTCCAGACCATTTGATTAAGGCAGTATTGGCAGCTGAAGATGATAATTTTTATAACCATCACGGAGTGGACTTCGCTGGAATTGCAAGAGCTATACTTATTGATTTAAAGCTTAGAAAGCCAGCACAAGGCGCTTCCACTATAACCCAACAACTTATCCGCTCAACATTTTTATCGCTTGAAAAAAGCGCAAAGAGAAAAATACGAGAATTGGTCCTTACATTAGAGCTTGAGAGGCGTTATTCTAAAGACCAAATCTTGGAATGGTATCTGAACCAGATTCCATTTGGTCCGAATATCTACGGCATAGGCGAAGCAAGCCGTATTTATTTCGGAAAATCAATCCAAGACATCACTCTACCGGAAGCAGCTGTTATCGCCTCCCTTATCCAAGCGCCAAGCTATTATTACCCTTATGGAGAACACCAAGACGCGCTTTTAAGAAGAAAAAACTTTATCCTCAAAAGAATGTTGGATGAAAAATATATTTCAGAAGAGTTATACGATGAGACAATTCAGGCAGTGGTCGAATTTGTGGGCCTTGATTCTGCTTTTAAAGATGCTCCTCATTTTATTCTTTTCGTAGAAAACTATCTATATCAAAAATATGGTGGCGACTTTCTTAAAGAACATGGATTGAAGGTCTACACAACTCTTGATTTGGAACTGCAGGCATCGGCAGAGAAAGCGGTTAAAGAAGGCGTGAAGATAAACGAATCATACGGGTCATATAATGCAGCATTAGTGGCAATAAGCCCGAAAAACGGGGAAATAATGGCAATGGTCGGGTCAAAAGATTATTTTGGAGAGTCATATCCAAAAGCATGTGTCCCTGGGCTTAATTGCAAGTTTGAGCCAAAGGTAAATGTAGCAACATATGGGGAAGGACAACAACCTGGTTCTGCTTTTAAGCCATTTGCTTATGCCACTGCTTTTAAAAAGGGCTATACTCCTGACGATGTCGTAGTTGATGAAAAAACAAATTTTGGAAAATGGGGAGACCAGGATTATGTCCCTGAAAACTATGATGGGTTGTACAGGGGCTCGGTTACCCTTAGACAGGCGTTAGCTCAATCATTGAATATTCCGTCAATTAAGGTGCTCTTGGCAGCTGGTATTGCTGATACAATAGCCACTGCCCATAACATGGGCATCACAACCCTTAATCAGGGCTCCAGTTTTTACGGTCCATCGCTGGTCTTAGGGTCAGGAGAGGTAAAATTGATAGATATGGTCTCTGCTTATGGAGTATTTGCCAATAATGGGTTGCGGGTACAACCTACTGCGATATTAAAAATAGAAGATAATGATGGAAATATTATTGAAGAAAACAAAAGCGCAACCAGAAGAGTGATAAGCGAGGAGGTCTGTCAGATGATAACCAACGTTCTTTCTGATAATGTCGCCCGAACTCCTATGTTTGGGCCGCGCTCACTTTTATATTTCCCTGGCTACGAAGTTTCCGCAAAAACAGGAACAACTGACCAATATAGGGACGCCTGGACCATTGGCTATACTTCTGACTTAGCTGTTGGTGTTTGGACGGGGAATAACAACAATAGCGCTATAGCAAAAATGCCCGGTATTGTGATAGCCGGACCAATTTGGCGCAACTTTTTCCAAAAAGCCCTTACACTAATTAACTACTAA
- a CDS encoding lamin tail domain-containing protein: MVVINELAWMGTENSFNDEWIELYNPGDYPVNLDAWTIQTKDESLKIKLSGSIGAKSYFLLERTDDSTIPEIIADIIYKGGLNNQGKQLLLLDNIGQVVDNIDCSLGWFAGNNENKKTMERIVSHVLGSDPNNWKTSQSPGGTPKSENSPNENIVPKKELIISDKNYKSSKFAPVLSISIGASACISVVFSAIWLKIRKKSSKIKYQ, translated from the coding sequence ATGGTTGTTATAAATGAGCTGGCATGGATGGGCACAGAGAACTCTTTTAATGACGAATGGATTGAACTTTATAACCCAGGCGATTATCCTGTAAATCTGGATGCTTGGACTATTCAAACAAAAGATGAATCGCTGAAAATAAAATTATCAGGAAGCATTGGGGCAAAATCATATTTTCTGCTTGAGCGGACAGATGATTCAACAATACCTGAAATCATTGCTGACATCATATACAAGGGCGGATTAAATAATCAGGGAAAACAGCTTTTGCTTTTAGATAATATTGGTCAAGTTGTTGATAATATTGATTGTTCTTTAGGATGGTTTGCTGGAAACAATGAGAATAAAAAAACAATGGAAAGAATTGTTTCTCATGTGTTAGGGTCTGACCCTAACAATTGGAAAACAAGCCAGAGCCCAGGAGGCACGCCAAAATCAGAAAACAGCCCAAATGAAAATATTGTTCCTAAAAAAGAGCTTATTATTTCTGACAAAAATTATAAGAGCTCAAAATTTGCTCCTGTATTGTCAATCAGCATAGGCGCTTCTGCTTGTATTTCTGTTGTTTTTTCTGCAATTTGGTTGAAAATAAGGAAAAAATCAAGTAAGATAAAATATCAATGA
- a CDS encoding HEPN domain-containing protein, with the protein MNWKKLLENKSLQKKRISFQEVGGVLVKAEKCLRAAELLLAKDVDESVFKEAYDSMILAGRALMFSLGLKPRTIGSHTITIDFCSDYLGNDFKTLTEKFRKMKKKRNYLIYGIGLIVSKTEAENALKTAKEFVDKISKFIQAKNPQKKLV; encoded by the coding sequence ATGAACTGGAAGAAATTATTGGAAAATAAAAGCTTACAGAAAAAAAGAATCAGCTTCCAAGAAGTGGGAGGGGTTTTAGTAAAGGCGGAGAAATGTCTTAGGGCGGCAGAGTTGCTATTGGCAAAAGATGTAGATGAGTCGGTTTTTAAAGAAGCTTATGACTCTATGATTTTAGCTGGGCGGGCGTTAATGTTTTCTTTAGGGTTAAAGCCGCGTACCATTGGATCGCACACCATAACCATTGATTTCTGCTCCGATTATTTAGGAAATGATTTTAAGACATTGACCGAAAAGTTTAGAAAAATGAAGAAGAAAAGAAACTATTTGATTTATGGCATCGGGTTAATCGTTTCCAAGACTGAAGCAGAGAATGCGCTCAAAACCGCGAAAGAATTTGTTGATAAAATCTCAAAATTTATTCAAGCAAAAAATCCTCAGAAAAAGTTAGTTTAA
- a CDS encoding nucleotidyltransferase domain-containing protein, producing the protein MSLNFTKNQTLILGILFNHPEKSYYLREIGRLVGKEPGVFQKDINKLVESGILTSEYRAKSRFFALNKLHPLYKEYKSIFFKTIGAEGQLKLILKNIENIKVAFIYGSFATGKEDAFSDIDLMIIGNPDEDVLIRKISLLERKIDREINYNIFSPTDIRNNLLNNEIFLKEIMERPKAFIIGDQNELEEIIGK; encoded by the coding sequence ATGTCTCTAAATTTTACTAAAAATCAAACATTAATTCTTGGAATCCTTTTTAATCATCCAGAAAAATCCTATTATTTAAGAGAAATAGGCAGGTTGGTAGGGAAAGAACCGGGTGTTTTTCAAAAAGATATTAACAAATTGGTTGAGAGCGGCATTTTGACCAGCGAATATCGCGCAAAAAGCCGCTTTTTTGCGTTAAATAAGCTGCATCCCCTATATAAAGAGTACAAAAGCATTTTTTTCAAAACAATTGGCGCGGAAGGACAACTGAAATTAATTTTGAAAAATATTGAAAATATTAAAGTAGCTTTTATCTATGGCTCATTTGCTACCGGAAAAGAAGATGCTTTTTCAGATATTGATTTGATGATAATCGGAAATCCCGATGAAGATGTTTTAATCAGAAAAATTTCTTTACTGGAAAGAAAAATAGACAGAGAAATTAATTATAATATTTTTTCACCAACAGATATTAGGAATAATTTATTAAATAATGAAATTTTCCTAAAAGAAATAATGGAAAGACCCAAGGCATTCATTATCGGAGACCAAAATGAACTGGAAGAAATTATTGGAAAATAA
- a CDS encoding YebC/PmpR family DNA-binding transcriptional regulator, translating into MSGHSHWATIKRGKEAEDRKRAQIFSKLSRVISVAAKIGGDPQMNPSLRIAVEQAKKANMPSENIERAIKKGIGELQDEILEEFCFEAYGPAKSALIITGITNNKNRTLTDIKQLLSHNNAKLANEGSVKWQFENMGIIILEIPEAMEENDLEMAIIEAGAEDIKKINDLIEVCTKPEDLETVKRALEEKKFNIESVNLGWIAKEEIDVDEKEKASIGRLFEALDDNDDVQDIYSNIKL; encoded by the coding sequence ATGAGTGGGCACAGCCATTGGGCTACAATTAAAAGAGGCAAAGAAGCAGAAGACCGGAAACGGGCGCAGATTTTTTCAAAATTATCCCGGGTTATTTCAGTTGCCGCAAAAATAGGAGGAGACCCTCAAATGAACCCAAGCCTAAGGATTGCTGTTGAACAAGCGAAAAAAGCTAATATGCCAAGCGAGAATATTGAAAGGGCAATCAAAAAAGGCATTGGCGAATTACAGGACGAGATATTGGAAGAATTTTGTTTTGAGGCCTATGGGCCAGCTAAAAGCGCTCTTATAATCACTGGAATTACTAATAACAAGAACAGAACTCTTACTGATATAAAGCAACTTTTATCTCACAATAATGCTAAGTTAGCAAACGAAGGTTCGGTAAAATGGCAGTTTGAAAATATGGGAATTATTATTTTAGAAATCCCTGAAGCAATGGAAGAAAATGATTTGGAAATGGCAATCATTGAAGCAGGCGCCGAGGATATCAAAAAAATAAATGACCTTATTGAGGTTTGCACCAAGCCAGAAGATTTAGAAACCGTAAAAAGGGCTCTTGAAGAAAAGAAATTTAATATAGAATCAGTCAATTTAGGGTGGATAGCAAAAGAAGAGATAGATGTTGATGAAAAAGAAAAGGCATCAATAGGAAGGCTTTTCGAGGCGCTTGATGATAATGATGATGTGCAAGATATTTACTCAAATATAAAATTATAA
- a CDS encoding DUF721 domain-containing protein, protein MFEPISRIISKRADRFSFKREILAVEVCQIWPKIIARLFNKETVDYTKALSFRDGVLIVRVQSPALMQEFQIENENIIASLNREARKNIIQKIIYKM, encoded by the coding sequence ATGTTTGAGCCAATATCAAGAATTATAAGCAAGAGGGCAGACCGCTTCTCTTTTAAAAGGGAAATTTTGGCAGTAGAGGTTTGCCAGATATGGCCAAAAATCATAGCGCGATTATTTAACAAAGAAACAGTTGATTACACTAAAGCCCTGTCTTTTAGAGATGGGGTTTTAATTGTGAGAGTCCAGAGCCCGGCATTGATGCAGGAGTTCCAAATAGAGAATGAAAATATAATCGCTTCCCTGAACAGGGAAGCCAGAAAAAACATTATCCAGAAAATTATTTATAAGATGTGA